The nucleotide sequence ACGCCGAACTCGACGAGGCTCTGTGCCTTGCACACGGGTCGACCGACATCTACGACTTCCACGCCCTCGAGGCCCTACAGTGCTTCGTCGAACGACGACGTGGAGGGGAAACCGGAGTTGCGGCCGTGCAGGCACTCCGGGGAGATGCCGTTTGGAAAATGCTGGAAACGAAGGCTTGGTCCCAGGGAGGAATCGACGCCGATTTGTTTGCCGCTTGCCTCGCCCGCAGCCACACGCTCCATCAACCGGAATCGTTCAGTCATCGACTCCCCACCCTTGCCGACGTGCGCCGGTGGGTCAAAGAGCCCATCGCCTATCGCTTGGAATATCGCGATGGCCTGCGGGCAACGATGTTGCTGATGAACGGACTCGTCCAAGATTTCACGGTGGCCGCTCGATTGAAGTCGCAAGCGGAGCCCATGTCCACGATGTTCCATCTACCGCCGATTCCCAATGTAGCGTATTCGGCTCCACTCATGTCGCAGGCCGAAACGATGTTCGTCACCGGCCAAGCTCCTTATCCTGTCGAGCGCACGCTCCTCACCAGCGGCTTGGTGCAGTCCTGTTTGCAATCCCTCGCCGCGGGACAAGCTCGGCAGTCGACGCCGCATTTGAGTATCCGTTATCAACCATCGCGTGAATCGACCTTCTCTCGAACTTAGCCGAAGTGTACGGATCGACTCGCATCGTCCCATCACTTTGTTCCAAATCAGCGTCGCCATCCCTCGCTGACGTAACGACCTGCCTCACCCGAGAACGGCGGTTGCGCTCTTGCGCGTTCGGCGTCCGGCGGCGTCGAAAAAACGTATGAACCCCCTTTCGTCATAGATAGGTGAGGGGACAAGCCGTTGCACGGTATCATGCTGTTCCGCCTCGAATCGCTTGTATTCAGTGCCTGAAGAGGATCGGACGAATGCCTTCAAAACAATGCCCAACGCCCGCCGAACTAAAGACTTATGCTCAGCGGATACTTCCGGTGGAGCAAGCGGAAGAGGTGACGAAGCACATCGCTACGTGTGCGGATTGCGAAGAAACCGTCCAGGAATTCGTGTCGGCATCGGCGAGCAACTTGGTCGAGCTGATCAAAGCCTCGGGGGTTGCGCAACCCTATGTGGACGAAGCCGCCTGCCTTAAAGTGGTGGAATCCGTAAAGCGGAACGGCCCCCCAACGGACGGGCCGGATCCGCGAGATGCCGCTGCCGGCAAGAATTCGCTCAGTCCCGAACCCAAAGCGGCTCGAACCATGAATCGCAACGAGTTCGTCGAGTTCATCACCACGATCGGGTTCGTCTCCGCCGGCGAAATCACGATCATCGACAAGCAGCTTCCGGCCGAGAAGGCCGGCGACGTACAGGCTTTGGCGCAAGCTTTAGTGCAACAAGGAAAGCTCACCAAGTTTCAAGCGGCCGCGGTGTATCAAGGCAAAGGAAAGTCGCTCGTGTACGGCGACTACCTCGTGCTCGATCGCCTCGGGGCCGGCGGGATGGGGCAGGTCTTTAAGGCCCGCCATCGCAGGCTCGATCGGATCGTCGCACTGAAGGTCCTCTCGCCGGCGGCGATGAAGAATGCCGACTCCGTGAAGCGCTTCGAGCGCGAGGCGCGTGCCGCCGCGAAATTGATTCACCCGAACATCGTGCATACCTACGATGCCGGCGCTCAAGACAACGTCCATTACTTGGTGATGGAGATCGTCTCCGGTCCGGACCTCTCTTCGCTCGTGAAGAAGCAAGGTAAGCTCGACGTCAAACTCGCGTGCGACTACATCGCACAAGCGGCGCGCGGCTTCGCCTTCGCGCACTCGAAGGGAATCGTGCATCGCGACATCAAGCCCGGCAATTTGCTCGTCGACCACGACGGCACCGTGAAAGTGCTCGACATGGGCCTTGCGCGCTTCGACGATTCCGGCCTCGGCGGCGGAATGGGAGAAGCGGAATTGACGCAAAGCGGCGCGGTGATGGGAACCGTCGACTACATGGCCCCTGAGCAAGCGCTAAACACCAGCCGGGCCGACGCGAAGTCCGATGTCTACGGCCTCGGCTGTACGCTCTATCGCATCCTCACCGGCGAGAGTGTGTTCGCCGGCGAAACGTTGATGGAGAAGCTTCTCGCGCATCGCGAGCAACCGATTCCGCCGCTGCGACGTATGCGGCCCGACGCCCCGCCGGCGCTCGAAGCGCTCGTTTCACGCATGCTTTCGAAGCAACCTGACCAACGCCCGACGATGCAAGAAGTCGCCGACGCGCTCCCGGGAATTCTCGAGCCGGGTATCGCCGTGCAATCGGTGCAGGTGCGTGCTCCGGCGGTTGCGGCCGGCGCGATGCCGACGATGGTCGCGACGCAACCGAAGGCGAAGGGAGCCGTGCCGCCGAAGGGGCGCAGCAAGCTGCCGCTGTTGATCGCGTCCGGCGCGGGAGGCCTGCTGATTCTCGGCGGCATCCTCTTCATAATTCGCGACAAAGACGGCAACAAGCTCGCCGAGGTCAACGCACCGGACGGCAGCAGCGTCGCCGTTGTGACCGATCCGACGGCGTTCAACCCCACGGGCGTGCCGCCGGAAAACACGAGACCGTCGGGCACTGCGGTGCTAGCCAATCCGACACCGAAGCCCGCGCCGCCGATTGTCGGAACCGCCGAGCCGACGGCTACCGCGAGCGCGCCGCGAGTCGCGAGCGTTACGCCGGCGATGCCGAGTTCGACACCTTCCCTACCTTCGAGCAAGACGCCGCTCGCCGTTCCGAGCGCGAACGTCGCGACGACCACTCCTGCACCTAGAACGACCGTGATCACCACCGCCCCTGTGCTGCCGCCGCGCGGCGGCATTCCTGCGCGGGCCGTGGCGCCGTTCGATGCGGCGCAGGCCAAGTCGTTGCAGGCGGCTTGGGCTGCGTTTCTCGGGCAGCCGGAAGTTGCTGAGAATGCCGTGGGGATGAAGCTCGCATTGATTCCGGCCGGCGAGTTTCTGATGGGGAGCACCCCGCAGCAACAAGCTGCGGCGTTGCAGTCCAGTCCGGAAGCGAAGTACGAAAAGCAATTCGTCGACACCGAAGTTCCGCAACATCGCGTCGTGTTGCGCAGTGCGTATCGAATCGGCATGACTGAGGTCACGATTCGCGAGTTTCGGGAGTTCGTCGAGGCCACGAAGTACGTGACCGAGCGCGAAGAGCCGGCCAATGTCATTTCCTCCGACGGCGATCACACGTGGCGTGCTCCCGGCTATCCGGTGACCGACCATTGCCCGGCGACCTGCGTCACCTGGAACGATGCCGCGGCGTTCTGTAATTGGCTCAGCGAAAAGGAAGAACTCCAGCCGGCCTATCGCAAAGAAGGACCTTGGAAATGGAGCGTCGGCACGACCTCGAACGGCTATCGCCTGCCGACCGAAGCCGAATGGGAGTTCGCCTGTCGCGCCGGCACGACCACGCAATTCTGGTACGGCGACGACTACGCCAAAATTCCCGAATTCACCGTGACGAAACCGGGAGCCGACGTTGCCACGAAACCCGCCAACCCGTTCGGCTTGTACGACACGAGCGGCAACGTTTGGGAATGGTGCCAAGACATCTACAATACGAAGCCCTACGAACCCGGCACCGCCGAAGACCCGACCGGGCCGGCGACTAAGGGCACCTACGTCATTCGCGGAGGGGCGTGGCGCGGCCAAAAAACGACGCTCCGCAGCGCCAACCGCTGCGGTTACGACCGGATCACACGCAACAATCACACGGGCTTCCGCGTCGTGAAGATGCTCGGCGCAACGAAGCCGGCTGTGACCGCCGTCGCTACGACGCCGATCGCCGTCCCTGCTGCAACACCTGCGGCGGTTAATCCGGCGGCGACTTCGAACCGTTCGTCGCCGACCGAGATCTTGGCCTTCGACTTCGATCCGCTTCCGCAGGAGCTCGCAGTCGGTCAGAGCCCGACGATGGAATTTCGGGTCACGAATTCGAAGTCGCAAGAGTTTTCGCTCACGGGCACTTACCATCATTCCGACTTAGCGGCGTTCAAGCCGGTCGCCGCCGTGCAGGTCCGTTTACAATGCCTCGAGCCGGGCCCCGACGCGTTGCTTGCAGCGACCGATTGGAAGAAAGCGCCGATGACCGCGGCGGGAATCGTCGTCGGCGCGCCGCGCATTTCGAGCACGAACAAGACGCTCACGAGCGGTGAGATGGTCAAGGGTTCGTTGCCTCTGCGGATCTCGGCGTTGCCGGTCGGCCGGTACGTGATGACCGTGACTTGCGTTCCGACGGCGGGCCTCGGCCGAAACCAATACGCTTCGTACGAGTTTCGAATCGTCGACCAGCCGGCCGCTACGGCGAAGCCCGCACAAGTGACGTGGAGCTTGGCGCCGCCGGCTCTGTTAGCCACGGCGCCGCGGTTGTTGCCGATCACCGATCCGGAGCGCCGCGCGGTCCTTTGGGCACTGCCGCTCGGCGCGAAGTTGCAGATTCGCCACAACGGGCGAGGCGTCGGGCCGAATCCGTTGCCCGACGATCCGTTTACGACGCGGCACATCGATTTCTATGAGAATGCGAACAACAACGAAAGCCGGAGGATGATTACCGATGCCGACCTGGAAAACCTCGTCGGGCTGCGCGAGATCAACGGGCTCCGACTTCCTTACTCGCAAGTCACCGATGCCGGCCTCGCCCATCTCTCCGGTTTGACGACGCTCACGGGCCTGGACCTGAGAGGAACCAAGATCACCGATAGGGGAATCGCCCGACTCGCAGGTTTGAAAGACATCAAGTCGCTGTGGCTGTCGGGAACGGAGATCACCGACGGCGGGCTTGAAAAGATCGTCGCCCAGTTTCCGTTGCTCAGCGAGCCGCTCGAAGTGAACGACACGCGCATCACCGACGCCGGCGCGGCGCACTTGCGGAACGCGAAGTCTCTACGTTATCTCGGGCTGAGCGGCACCGAAGTGACCGACGCTTGCGTGCCGGACTTGGCCGCGATCCCACGTTTGGCGGGCGTCGACTTGATCGGCACGCGCGTCACCGAAGCCGGTGTCGCCAAGCTCAAGGCCATGCTGGCGGATAGAACCGTGGAGATCGGCTTCGATCCGGCGAAGGTGAAGACCGGACCGTCGCCGACGCAGATCGTCGCCGTGCCGTTCGCCTCGACGACCCCGACCACCCCGGCATCAGCGGCGGCCGGTACGCCGGCCTCGACGTCGCCGAGCGATACACCGGCGGCTCCGGCCGGGCCGTCGCGCTTGGCCGTGCCCGATGCGAAGGCGCAGCAAGCCGCGTTGCAGCTGATCAAGGAAGTCTACAAGGAAGACTACGCCGCGGCCCGCATGCCGGATAAGAAGGCCGAGCTGGCCGAGAAGCTGCTGGAGCAATCGAGCCAAACGACCGACCCGACCGATCGCTACGTGCTGCTCAACGAGGCGCGCACGTTCGCGCTCGACGGCGACGACCAAGCGATGCTCCGCCGCGTGCTGACGGCGATCGTGACCGATTTCAACGTCGACACCGCGACCGTGTACATCGACAGTTGGAAGGGGGTGCTCGCGAAGTCGAAGCCGACGCCCGTGGCTAAAGGCATCTACGACGACATCTCGGCGATATTCGAATCGGCTGTCGCGCAAGGAGCGTTCGACGAAGCCAAGCGCTTCGGCGACTACGCCCTAACGGTTGCACCGCGCATCGGCGACACGACGGCCGTGAAGACGACCCGCGATCGCAATACGTTGCTGGCGGGCAGGCAACAGGAATGGACTGCCGCGAAGGCCGCGCTCGCGAAACTGGCGGCGAACCCCGACGATGCCGAAGCGAATCTCGCCGTCGGTCGCTACCGGGCGCTGATCGAAGGGGATTGGCCGACGGCATTTCCGCACTTGGCGAAAGGGAGCGACGACGGCTGGAAGGATTTGGCCGCGAAGAGCGTGGCCGTCGCGGCCGATGGCGCGGCGCGCACGACGCTGGCCGATGCGTTCTGGGACGCTTCAAAGTCGAAGAGCGCGTCGAAGGGAGAGTTCGCGGTAGCCTCGCTCTATTGGTATCAAGCGGCGCTGCCGTCGCTCAACGGTTTACAAAAAGCGCGCATCGAGAAGCGGATCGCCGAAGCGACGGCCGTCGTTCCGACACGCAAGCTGCCGCCGACGCC is from Planctomycetia bacterium and encodes:
- a CDS encoding SUMF1/EgtB/PvdO family nonheme iron enzyme gives rise to the protein MPSKQCPTPAELKTYAQRILPVEQAEEVTKHIATCADCEETVQEFVSASASNLVELIKASGVAQPYVDEAACLKVVESVKRNGPPTDGPDPRDAAAGKNSLSPEPKAARTMNRNEFVEFITTIGFVSAGEITIIDKQLPAEKAGDVQALAQALVQQGKLTKFQAAAVYQGKGKSLVYGDYLVLDRLGAGGMGQVFKARHRRLDRIVALKVLSPAAMKNADSVKRFEREARAAAKLIHPNIVHTYDAGAQDNVHYLVMEIVSGPDLSSLVKKQGKLDVKLACDYIAQAARGFAFAHSKGIVHRDIKPGNLLVDHDGTVKVLDMGLARFDDSGLGGGMGEAELTQSGAVMGTVDYMAPEQALNTSRADAKSDVYGLGCTLYRILTGESVFAGETLMEKLLAHREQPIPPLRRMRPDAPPALEALVSRMLSKQPDQRPTMQEVADALPGILEPGIAVQSVQVRAPAVAAGAMPTMVATQPKAKGAVPPKGRSKLPLLIASGAGGLLILGGILFIIRDKDGNKLAEVNAPDGSSVAVVTDPTAFNPTGVPPENTRPSGTAVLANPTPKPAPPIVGTAEPTATASAPRVASVTPAMPSSTPSLPSSKTPLAVPSANVATTTPAPRTTVITTAPVLPPRGGIPARAVAPFDAAQAKSLQAAWAAFLGQPEVAENAVGMKLALIPAGEFLMGSTPQQQAAALQSSPEAKYEKQFVDTEVPQHRVVLRSAYRIGMTEVTIREFREFVEATKYVTEREEPANVISSDGDHTWRAPGYPVTDHCPATCVTWNDAAAFCNWLSEKEELQPAYRKEGPWKWSVGTTSNGYRLPTEAEWEFACRAGTTTQFWYGDDYAKIPEFTVTKPGADVATKPANPFGLYDTSGNVWEWCQDIYNTKPYEPGTAEDPTGPATKGTYVIRGGAWRGQKTTLRSANRCGYDRITRNNHTGFRVVKMLGATKPAVTAVATTPIAVPAATPAAVNPAATSNRSSPTEILAFDFDPLPQELAVGQSPTMEFRVTNSKSQEFSLTGTYHHSDLAAFKPVAAVQVRLQCLEPGPDALLAATDWKKAPMTAAGIVVGAPRISSTNKTLTSGEMVKGSLPLRISALPVGRYVMTVTCVPTAGLGRNQYASYEFRIVDQPAATAKPAQVTWSLAPPALLATAPRLLPITDPERRAVLWALPLGAKLQIRHNGRGVGPNPLPDDPFTTRHIDFYENANNNESRRMITDADLENLVGLREINGLRLPYSQVTDAGLAHLSGLTTLTGLDLRGTKITDRGIARLAGLKDIKSLWLSGTEITDGGLEKIVAQFPLLSEPLEVNDTRITDAGAAHLRNAKSLRYLGLSGTEVTDACVPDLAAIPRLAGVDLIGTRVTEAGVAKLKAMLADRTVEIGFDPAKVKTGPSPTQIVAVPFASTTPTTPASAAAGTPASTSPSDTPAAPAGPSRLAVPDAKAQQAALQLIKEVYKEDYAAARMPDKKAELAEKLLEQSSQTTDPTDRYVLLNEARTFALDGDDQAMLRRVLTAIVTDFNVDTATVYIDSWKGVLAKSKPTPVAKGIYDDISAIFESAVAQGAFDEAKRFGDYALTVAPRIGDTTAVKTTRDRNTLLAGRQQEWTAAKAALAKLAANPDDAEANLAVGRYRALIEGDWPTAFPHLAKGSDDGWKDLAAKSVAVAADGAARTTLADAFWDASKSKSASKGEFAVASLYWYQAALPSLNGLQKARIEKRIAEATAVVPTRKLPPTPLSGGSSIPVGAAIPSAIPGSTAAAPAAAAGLPPADPRGPLGNAAYQKWLNEVAAMPVQQQVEAVSKKMVELNPGFDGKLAPRIEDGIVKEVNFVSTNVTNIYPIRAFPSLTVLICNGVQSKLFDLLPLQGMSLTSLQFTGTSVSDLSPLRGMRLTLLSINNTQVSDLSLLRGMPLTILNCCSTPVFDLAPLQDCKQLEMLDSYGSKVSPAMVDALRQVLPNCKFR